A single Campylobacter hyointestinalis subsp. hyointestinalis DNA region contains:
- a CDS encoding tyrosine-type recombinase/integrase: protein MANIAKTILYDKDIRELEPKERQYRKAVGNPKELYIWINPSGVKTFFILHSRKTRKLAEFEQGRYGVEQAREDALKITKRLKSGAELKSNKYTIGALFDNYIRRKKATLSQSYTKKIIDQMNAYILPKFKDIDIANIKFSDLLEVLEPLFNPHNPKSSRLETIHRIINHLNQLFESAINDRYIDYNPCKALHEKFPTSSSFSLKNGTDTRYSALSDESDLKEFLTDLRNDSTMDLQTKRAVILQILCVNRPGNTAEARWEHIDFKHGTWTIPAKQMKMRYAHQILLSKETIKILKEQKNYSPIESEFVFPAFNNQGHLHRDTIGKAIRNLGGKNKYLDKASAHGFRATFKTICSLNLAKLGMLGISEKTIENVLAHKELNSVKYAYERQTATIEQKRTLMQWYADYLNNLCKFV from the coding sequence ATGGCAAATATCGCAAAGACCATACTATACGACAAAGATATAAGAGAGTTAGAGCCAAAAGAAAGGCAATACCGCAAGGCTGTGGGCAATCCAAAAGAGCTTTACATTTGGATCAATCCAAGTGGCGTTAAGACATTTTTCATCTTGCACAGCAGAAAGACACGCAAACTAGCCGAGTTTGAGCAAGGCAGATACGGTGTAGAACAAGCAAGAGAAGATGCACTAAAAATCACAAAACGGCTAAAAAGCGGAGCTGAATTAAAATCAAACAAATACACCATAGGTGCGTTATTTGATAACTACATAAGGCGAAAAAAAGCCACTCTAAGCCAAAGCTACACTAAAAAAATCATAGACCAAATGAATGCCTACATCTTGCCAAAATTTAAAGACATCGACATTGCAAATATTAAATTTAGCGACCTTTTAGAAGTTTTAGAGCCATTATTTAATCCACACAATCCCAAAAGCTCACGCTTAGAAACCATACACCGCATTATAAATCACCTAAACCAACTCTTTGAAAGTGCCATAAATGACCGCTATATAGACTACAATCCTTGCAAAGCACTACACGAAAAGTTCCCCACTTCAAGCAGTTTTAGCCTAAAAAATGGCACAGACACAAGATACTCTGCACTGAGCGATGAAAGCGATTTAAAAGAGTTTTTGACAGATCTACGAAACGACAGCACAATGGACTTACAAACAAAAAGAGCCGTAATACTGCAAATCCTATGTGTAAATCGCCCAGGCAACACAGCAGAAGCAAGGTGGGAGCATATAGACTTTAAACATGGCACATGGACGATACCTGCTAAGCAGATGAAAATGCGATACGCTCATCAAATTTTACTATCCAAAGAAACAATAAAGATACTAAAAGAACAGAAAAATTATAGCCCTATTGAAAGCGAGTTTGTCTTTCCTGCATTTAATAACCAAGGACATCTACATAGAGACACCATAGGCAAAGCCATACGCAATCTAGGTGGAAAAAATAAATATCTAGACAAAGCATCGGCTCATGGTTTTAGAGCCACTTTTAAAACGATTTGTTCGCTAAATTTGGCAAAACTTGGCATGCTTGGCATAAGCGAAAAAACCATAGAAAACGTACTAGCACATAAAGAATTAAACAGCGTAAAATACGCGTACGAACGCCAAACAGCCACAATAGAGCAAAAGCGAACGCTCATGCAGTGGTACGCAGATTATTTAAATAATCTTTGTAAATTTGTATAA
- a CDS encoding NAD(P)H-dependent oxidoreductase: MKNVLLINGAKIFGNSKGVLNATLQNEAKTTLLNLGINVQETKIDDGYDVKTELQKIANADAIIWQMPGWWMGEPWIVKKYIDEVFTAGYGVLYNNDGRSRKDESAKYGSGGLATSKRYMFSLTWNAPLEAFTNKEHFFGGVGVDGVYLHLHKAHEFLGMKALPTFICNDVVKDPQVQLYLQNYRKHLEKIFG; encoded by the coding sequence ATGAAAAATGTATTATTGATAAATGGCGCAAAAATATTTGGAAACTCAAAAGGCGTGTTAAATGCAACTTTACAAAACGAAGCAAAAACTACTTTACTAAATTTAGGCATAAACGTGCAAGAAACCAAAATCGATGACGGTTATGATGTAAAAACAGAACTACAAAAGATAGCAAATGCTGACGCGATCATCTGGCAAATGCCCGGCTGGTGGATGGGTGAGCCTTGGATAGTTAAAAAATACATAGATGAAGTTTTCACCGCTGGTTATGGAGTTTTATACAATAATGACGGTAGAAGTAGAAAAGATGAATCAGCCAAATACGGCTCAGGCGGTCTAGCTACTAGCAAAAGATATATGTTTAGTCTTACTTGGAACGCTCCTCTTGAAGCATTTACCAATAAAGAGCATTTTTTCGGCGGTGTAGGCGTTGATGGCGTGTATCTGCACCTTCACAAAGCGCATGAGTTTTTAGGGATGAAAGCTCTACCTACATTCATCTGCAACGACGTCGTTAAAGATCCGCAAGTCCAGCTGTATTTACAAAACTATCGCAAACATTTAGAAAAAATATTCGGCTGA
- a CDS encoding flavodoxin — MNKILVAYFSASGQTMRLAKTIAEVSGGDIYEITPTQKYTSLDLDWHDSNSRSSVEMRKPDSRPSISNLKPNLDGYDSVFIGFPIWWYEAPRIIQTFLESFEWSGKNIVVFATSGGSGLGQSVEILKKSCNANFKDAKVLSSSTNSANIKKWLESLGI, encoded by the coding sequence ATGAACAAAATATTAGTAGCTTATTTTTCAGCAAGCGGACAAACTATGCGTCTTGCAAAAACCATAGCAGAAGTAAGTGGTGGCGATATCTACGAGATAACGCCTACTCAAAAATACACTTCTTTGGATCTTGACTGGCATGACTCAAACAGTCGCTCAAGCGTGGAGATGAGAAAGCCTGATTCTCGTCCGTCTATATCAAATTTAAAACCGAATTTAGACGGTTATGATAGCGTTTTCATAGGATTTCCGATATGGTGGTACGAGGCGCCGCGCATCATACAGACATTTTTAGAGAGCTTTGAGTGGAGCGGTAAAAATATAGTGGTTTTTGCTACTTCTGGTGGAAGCGGTTTAGGGCAGAGCGTGGAAATTTTGAAAAAATCTTGCAATGCAAATTTCAAAGACGCAAAAGTGCTAAGCTCAAGTACAAATAGTGCTAACATAAAAAAATGGCTGGAGAGCTTGGGTATTTGA
- a CDS encoding SDR family oxidoreductase, protein MKRRAFLKGATLAAGVVALGSNLNAKTYDKSKENKMNTQVWYITAASGGLGLALAKYLLSKGDKVAGTSRNLKNIIDKLGKESENFLPLELKFGEKMSENIEANIAAIKSKFGRLDNVVNNAGYGLLGFVEETSEEDLRAQFEVNVFAPFLVAKHALKLMRPQAISEGGNAQNVTARIFNLSSIGGFRVTNNSTPYCMSKFALSAFSEGLLLDLKDFGIHSVNIMPAGFRTQFLGTSMELSRDKIGDYDAKREAFEAHAKNYSGKQAGNPAKFAEILYNISRMQEPPFSLFLGAAAFSSARNKIAWLEEDMKNTEHYAGSEADFENSAGSAFSTR, encoded by the coding sequence ATGAAAAGAAGAGCGTTCTTAAAAGGTGCAACTTTGGCGGCTGGTGTGGTAGCTTTAGGATCAAATTTAAATGCAAAAACATATGATAAAAGTAAGGAAAATAAAATGAATACTCAAGTTTGGTATATAACTGCAGCAAGCGGCGGGCTAGGACTTGCTTTGGCAAAATATCTCTTAAGCAAAGGAGACAAAGTCGCAGGAACTAGCAGAAATTTAAAAAATATCATAGACAAACTAGGAAAAGAGAGCGAGAATTTCTTGCCTTTAGAGCTTAAATTTGGTGAGAAAATGAGTGAAAATATAGAAGCAAATATCGCTGCTATAAAGTCTAAATTCGGTAGACTTGATAATGTAGTAAATAACGCTGGATATGGGCTTCTTGGCTTTGTCGAAGAGACAAGTGAAGAAGATCTTAGGGCGCAGTTTGAAGTAAATGTTTTCGCACCGTTTCTTGTAGCAAAACACGCCTTGAAGCTAATGCGTCCACAAGCCATTAGCGAGGGTGGAAATGCACAAAACGTGACAGCTAGGATATTTAATCTTAGCTCGATAGGTGGATTTAGAGTTACAAATAATTCTACGCCATATTGCATGAGTAAATTTGCTTTGAGTGCATTTAGTGAGGGGCTTTTGCTAGATCTTAAAGACTTTGGGATTCACAGCGTAAATATAATGCCAGCAGGCTTTAGAACACAGTTTTTAGGTACTAGCATGGAGTTAAGCAGAGATAAGATCGGCGATTATGACGCAAAAAGAGAAGCTTTTGAAGCACACGCGAAAAACTATAGCGGCAAACAAGCTGGCAATCCAGCTAAATTTGCAGAGATTTTGTATAACATCTCAAGAATGCAAGAGCCGCCATTTAGTCTATTTTTAGGTGCAGCAGCGTTTAGTTCTGCTAGAAATAAAATAGCTTGGTTAGAAGAAGATATGAAAAATACGGAGCATTACGCAGGAAGCGAGGCAGACTTTGAAAACTCAGCAGGAAGTGCATTTAGCACTAGATAG
- a CDS encoding NTP/NDP exchange transporter has product MSLNQILSLKKGEGKFLLIAVLFIFSLFASYSLLRPIREALGISGGTGELKWLFLGTFITTIVGSILAMILSGMIKRKLYTDFIYGFFALNLIGFFAILHQISQGSEAYLIVARSFYIWVSVFNIFVISTAWSLLADVFSKERSARLFGIISAGASLGGIFGAFFVSVLSKFIDVPSFIFISIICLGVSIVLKNLLIKEAFGLETLNLQSGFVSIKDRFDKPIGSKNPFVGFFLIIKSRYLLALLGFILLLTSVSTFLYMEQARIISGMFESREARAAAFANIDFIVQLSSFAIQIFITSKIVQFFGIKWLLGALGFVVALGFILLAFYPVFGVLVLVMSIRRVGEYALVKPGREMLFVPLDSESKYKVKNFLDTVVYRAGDSMSAALEGAIAKISITAVLFVGALISFIWGSLGVYLGKRYEKEEFTKENI; this is encoded by the coding sequence ATGAGCTTAAATCAAATTCTAAGTCTAAAAAAAGGCGAGGGTAAGTTCTTACTTATAGCCGTGCTTTTTATCTTTAGCTTGTTTGCTAGCTACTCTTTGCTAAGACCTATTAGAGAAGCTTTGGGTATAAGTGGCGGAACTGGTGAGCTAAAATGGCTGTTTTTGGGAACTTTTATAACTACGATAGTAGGGTCTATTTTGGCTATGATTTTAAGTGGAATGATAAAACGTAAGCTTTATACAGACTTTATTTACGGTTTTTTTGCGCTAAATTTGATAGGCTTTTTCGCCATTTTACATCAAATTTCTCAGGGCAGTGAAGCTTACTTGATCGTTGCTAGAAGCTTTTATATCTGGGTGAGCGTTTTTAACATTTTTGTGATCAGCACCGCTTGGAGTTTACTAGCTGATGTTTTTAGTAAAGAAAGAAGCGCTAGATTATTTGGTATTATCTCGGCTGGAGCTAGTTTAGGCGGGATTTTTGGAGCTTTTTTTGTATCGGTTTTGAGTAAATTTATAGATGTTCCTAGCTTTATCTTTATCTCTATAATCTGCCTTGGTGTTTCTATAGTGCTAAAAAATTTACTTATCAAAGAAGCTTTTGGTTTAGAAACGCTAAATTTACAAAGCGGTTTTGTGAGTATAAAAGATAGATTTGACAAACCTATCGGTTCTAAAAATCCATTTGTGGGATTTTTCTTGATCATAAAGTCGCGTTATCTACTGGCTCTGCTAGGATTCATACTGCTACTTACTAGCGTTTCAACGTTTTTGTATATGGAACAAGCAAGGATAATCTCTGGCATGTTTGAGAGCAGGGAAGCAAGGGCGGCGGCGTTTGCAAATATCGATTTTATAGTTCAACTTTCAAGTTTTGCGATACAAATTTTCATAACTTCAAAAATAGTTCAGTTTTTTGGTATCAAATGGCTTTTAGGTGCGCTTGGTTTTGTGGTTGCTTTGGGATTTATTTTGCTTGCATTTTATCCTGTTTTTGGGGTTTTGGTGCTTGTGATGAGTATAAGACGCGTAGGCGAGTATGCACTTGTAAAACCGGGTAGGGAAATGCTTTTCGTGCCACTTGATAGCGAGAGCAAGTATAAAGTCAAAAATTTCCTTGATACGGTGGTATATAGAGCTGGGGATTCTATGAGCGCTGCGCTTGAGGGAGCTATAGCAAAGATCAGTATAACTGCTGTTTTATTTGTCGGCGCTTTGATATCGTTTATCTGGGGAAGTCTTGGAGTTTATCTTGGTAAGAGATATGAAAAAGAGGAGTTTACAAAGGAAAATATATGA
- a CDS encoding aldo/keto reductase: MQTVRLNNDVLMPILGYGVYQINELKECQRCVEDAFSVGYRSIDTAQAYFNEEAVGAAIKSSGIKREELFITTKLWISDANEDRALKAFDVSLKKLGLDYLDLYLIHQPFGDVYGAWRAMSKLYKDGKIRAIGVSNFYPDRLVDFCLNNEIKPAINQIECNPMLSQEYAKNVMSEFGVAMESWAPFGEGKSGMFSNQTIASIGKKYGKTNAQVILRWLIQRGVVVIPKTVRKERMIENISVFDFSLDESDMSLIAGLDSGKSLFLDHRDPEKVKFLNGLFR, encoded by the coding sequence ATGCAAACAGTTAGATTAAATAACGATGTTTTGATGCCTATTTTAGGTTATGGTGTGTATCAGATAAATGAGCTTAAAGAGTGTCAAAGATGCGTAGAAGACGCATTTAGCGTAGGTTATAGATCTATCGATACAGCTCAGGCGTATTTCAACGAAGAAGCAGTTGGTGCGGCGATAAAATCAAGCGGCATCAAAAGAGAAGAGCTTTTCATCACGACAAAGCTTTGGATAAGTGATGCAAATGAAGATAGAGCTTTAAAAGCTTTTGATGTTTCGCTTAAAAAACTGGGTCTTGATTATCTAGACTTGTATCTTATACACCAGCCTTTTGGTGATGTTTATGGAGCTTGGAGAGCGATGAGTAAACTATATAAAGATGGTAAGATAAGAGCCATAGGCGTGAGCAACTTTTACCCAGATAGACTTGTGGATTTTTGTCTAAATAACGAGATAAAACCAGCTATCAATCAAATCGAGTGCAATCCTATGCTCTCACAAGAATATGCTAAAAACGTTATGAGCGAATTTGGTGTAGCGATGGAGTCATGGGCGCCTTTTGGAGAGGGAAAAAGTGGAATGTTTAGTAACCAGACTATAGCGAGTATAGGTAAAAAGTATGGTAAAACAAATGCTCAAGTGATACTAAGATGGCTAATACAAAGGGGTGTAGTCGTCATCCCAAAAACAGTCCGCAAAGAAAGGATGATAGAAAATATCAGCGTATTTGATTTTAGCTTAGATGAAAGCGATATGAGTTTAATAGCTGGGTTAGATAGCGGAAAAAGTCTGTTTTTAGATCACCGCGATCCCGAGAAAGTCAAATTTTTAAACGGGCTTTTTAGATGA
- a CDS encoding flavodoxin family protein has translation MKKVLVISTSMRSGANSDALADEFVKGAKAAKNDAVKINLLGKNISFCKGCLACVKTHKCTIKDDANMIVEMMKEADVIAFATPIYYYEMSGSMKNMLDRSNPLYGTDYKFKDTYLLGAAAEDEEWVIDGAKNGLDGWISCFENAKFKGKVFAGGVTNIGDIRNSKALKNAYDMGLGIA, from the coding sequence GTGAAAAAAGTTTTGGTTATATCTACAAGTATGAGAAGTGGCGCAAACTCAGACGCTTTAGCAGATGAGTTCGTAAAAGGAGCTAAAGCCGCTAAAAACGACGCCGTAAAGATAAATTTACTCGGAAAAAATATATCATTTTGCAAAGGTTGTTTGGCTTGTGTGAAGACTCATAAATGCACCATAAAAGATGATGCGAATATGATCGTAGAGATGATGAAAGAAGCAGATGTTATAGCTTTTGCTACGCCGATTTATTACTATGAGATGAGTGGAAGTATGAAAAATATGCTTGATCGCTCAAATCCTCTTTATGGTACGGATTATAAATTTAAAGATACTTATCTTTTAGGGGCTGCTGCAGAAGATGAAGAGTGGGTGATAGACGGAGCTAAAAACGGTCTTGATGGCTGGATAAGCTGTTTTGAAAATGCTAAATTTAAAGGTAAAGTTTTTGCTGGTGGTGTGACAAACATAGGCGATATCAGAAACTCAAAAGCTCTTAAGAACGCCTACGATATGGGATTAGGAATCGCTTGA
- a CDS encoding MerR family transcriptional regulator, with protein MAKTIIEVEKQTGILSRTIRFWLSKGLFPFVERDKNGVNYFSDRDIEWVMWVDCFRKTGMSIEKIKHYITLAAKGKSSAALRLKMIEEQKEAVKAEIKKLEEIDKKLDYKVSYYKNMIVSDEDTINPVSKDYEGIMTLKKKIKSAR; from the coding sequence ATGGCAAAAACTATCATAGAAGTAGAAAAACAAACAGGGATTTTATCTAGGACTATTAGATTTTGGCTATCAAAAGGGCTTTTTCCTTTTGTTGAGCGCGACAAAAACGGTGTGAATTATTTCAGCGATAGAGATATTGAGTGGGTTATGTGGGTGGATTGTTTTAGAAAAACTGGTATGAGCATAGAAAAAATCAAACATTACATAACCTTAGCCGCAAAAGGCAAAAGTAGTGCAGCTCTTAGATTAAAAATGATAGAAGAACAAAAAGAGGCTGTTAAAGCCGAGATAAAAAAGCTAGAAGAGATAGATAAGAAACTTGATTATAAAGTCAGTTATTATAAAAATATGATAGTCAGTGATGAAGATACGATCAATCCAGTAAGCAAGGATTATGAGGGCATAATGACCCTTAAAAAAAAGATAAAATCTGCTAGATAA
- the thyX gene encoding FAD-dependent thymidylate synthase, which produces MEAKLLNFTPLWVCSNAIRTCWQSFEKGDNGGEKDIELIDRIGNKFKHASTLEHLYYNFYIKGISRACLQELARHRIASLSVKSTRYTLKELKNESEFKAGDFENASRYLVLTGNEFVDNASINALENLRQILNQNTSLDIAKYCLPESYKTELSWSINARSLQNFLSLRSSKAALWEIRDLANLIYQNLPDEHKFIYENCLIKPE; this is translated from the coding sequence ATGGAAGCAAAATTACTAAATTTCACTCCGCTTTGGGTCTGTTCAAATGCGATCCGCACTTGTTGGCAGAGCTTTGAGAAAGGTGATAATGGCGGCGAAAAAGATATCGAACTCATAGATAGAATAGGCAATAAATTCAAACACGCCAGTACGCTAGAGCATTTGTATTACAACTTTTACATAAAAGGCATTAGTAGAGCTTGCTTACAAGAATTAGCCCGCCACCGCATAGCAAGTCTAAGCGTAAAATCTACACGCTATACGCTAAAAGAGCTAAAAAATGAAAGTGAGTTTAAAGCTGGGGATTTTGAGAATGCAAGCAGGTATTTAGTGCTTACAGGTAATGAATTTGTCGATAACGCAAGTATAAATGCACTTGAGAATTTGCGCCAAATTCTAAACCAAAATACAAGCTTAGATATAGCAAAATACTGCCTTCCAGAAAGCTATAAAACAGAGTTAAGCTGGAGTATAAATGCTAGAAGTTTGCAGAATTTCTTAAGCCTTAGAAGCTCAAAAGCAGCTTTATGGGAGATAAGAGATCTAGCGAATTTAATCTATCAAAATTTGCCAGATGAGCATAAATTTATTTACGAAAATTGCCTTATAAAACCAGAATAA
- a CDS encoding GMC oxidoreductase: protein MIFSAGGVGSGTFYLKDLSQKDANDLMSRGLFFNRHIQEWYEFEKDGKRYKGGTIDFLFEHPNVIPNVTAQFYESGNLVFGDKLMKKIKDNVYASRKLTFEVFNDWLPTNTTFVSVSDTHRDKYGVPVGIISLDAHKQDLEVGEFLSQKAVEILKQMGAKDVSYSISSSPPPNLAAGGARFGDDPQTSVLDKNCKAHEVSNLYVSDASFMPTGGSVPYTWSIYANSFRIADIIKKRLSNLV from the coding sequence TTGATATTTTCAGCCGGAGGAGTAGGAAGCGGAACGTTTTATCTAAAAGATCTTAGTCAAAAAGATGCCAATGATCTGATGAGCAGAGGTCTGTTTTTTAACAGACACATACAAGAGTGGTATGAGTTCGAAAAAGACGGTAAGAGATATAAAGGTGGCACTATAGACTTTTTGTTTGAGCATCCAAACGTTATCCCTAATGTTACTGCGCAGTTTTATGAGAGTGGGAATTTGGTATTTGGCGATAAGCTAATGAAAAAGATAAAAGATAATGTTTATGCAAGTAGAAAACTCACATTCGAAGTCTTTAACGACTGGCTTCCTACTAACACGACTTTTGTTAGTGTTAGCGACACGCATAGAGATAAATACGGCGTTCCAGTTGGCATTATAAGCTTAGACGCTCATAAGCAAGATCTTGAAGTAGGTGAGTTTTTGTCACAAAAAGCGGTGGAAATTTTAAAACAGATGGGTGCAAAAGATGTTAGCTATAGTATTAGTAGCTCTCCGCCACCGAATTTGGCAGCTGGTGGAGCGAGATTTGGTGATGATCCACAAACTAGCGTTTTGGATAAAAACTGTAAGGCTCACGAGGTAAGTAACCTTTATGTTAGCGACGCTTCATTTATGCCTACAGGCGGAAGTGTTCCATATACTTGGAGCATATATGCAAACTCATTTAGGATAGCAGATATTATTAAAAAGAGATTGTCAAATTTAGTATAA
- a CDS encoding NAD(P)-binding protein produces the protein MIYDVCIIGSGAGASPVAYELSRAGFNVVVLEKGKFYTQKDFSKDELAISRRKMFIPNLKDEYHIVMEKEPNGEVSRYDGTWSFWNGSLVGGSSNLMSGFFHRLKPNDFKLKSIYGEVEGANVADWPISYDELEPYYTKVEKVVGVSGKVVKHKFSEPRSTAEFPYEKLEENAVTK, from the coding sequence ATGATATACGACGTCTGTATAATCGGAAGCGGCGCAGGAGCAAGCCCTGTGGCATATGAGCTAAGCAGAGCTGGATTTAACGTAGTAGTGTTAGAAAAAGGTAAATTCTATACGCAAAAAGATTTTAGTAAAGATGAGTTAGCTATCTCAAGGCGTAAAATGTTTATACCAAACCTAAAAGACGAATATCACATAGTAATGGAAAAAGAACCAAACGGAGAAGTAAGCAGATATGATGGTACGTGGAGCTTTTGGAACGGCTCTCTTGTGGGTGGAAGCTCAAATTTGATGAGTGGATTTTTTCATCGTTTAAAACCGAACGATTTTAAACTAAAAAGCATTTATGGAGAGGTAGAAGGCGCAAACGTCGCAGACTGGCCCATAAGCTATGATGAGCTTGAGCCATACTATACTAAGGTCGAAAAAGTCGTAGGTGTATCTGGTAAAGTCGTAAAACATAAATTTAGTGAACCTAGAAGCACGGCTGAGTTCCCATATGAAAAGCTAGAAGAAAATGCCGTTACAAAGTGA